In the genome of Flaviflexus ciconiae, one region contains:
- a CDS encoding lamin tail domain-containing protein produces the protein MKSIRRIPGAIMAAGTAGALTLTFAGPVAAQPNTTPPTTITRAQEQDSLPPLMITELAPDHGGVDHFEFIELHNTTESAISMNDAGYSLTYTSADDGEVASTVLSPHEGDDIIIEAGETVVLWLSHENGNVRSFDYTEADFREEWGMGEDGRVIRIVGQNGMSNSGDRGVQVVKNGEVESWAYYDADTISTTQTAEFAIPAADAADTRRLRQIANEPGGTAGAVSPEQLEAPEPEVAEEGIPALMITEILPNSTSHDNFEYYEIHNTTNETINVLEDGYSFQYIYVNSDDMSRDLLHPVEEGVDIVLEPGETAVAWVSYTANNIDSFSYTEEDFRNEFGMENDAQIFRVEAGGMANGGDRGIRVLKDGEIQSWSYYPSDSVGPAMSADFGLPEADALEPRSMRVLNTLADPSPGVVHPEQLMDPADITEEEPLLPPTTSAPLLVTEAVVDSTNVGSSDGYEFIEIANATNAPVDFSDYAINYLYPLDEFTNSNATVWPTIPSDAVIAPGETLVFWIKNGPNDELTAEDFNTFYGANLEADTELLEIYAGGMANGSARGIQIQTNTGHMVNRAYYNTGSERDVVTNLGLQWGVDEEDLLKQTLLGSDHATPGTVAAHQLPEPLVTPSSDTAEPVITDLTADTVLADQPFEFVFEVTDDIQVKTVTVSVVSSAGDEPRVINLLADGDRYSYELPAADIIGKRWYEYSITVSDGTNSVTTDPTQVMVDGVDMSPVRLSVTDDQWLNGIVDLIATTNTVDRVAELSVDGTAVDTNAALESAPVFAMEVTATDMFFRNGILAGDEVLRIFEDGTYERVETISTAVPQRHINEDGNLVVSVYAGTKAAPEIDLDENNDDFQIKGLRLILPDGRTLTPVGYDDSEEWLRMGDSAGKLDYYDAVFEIPEDAFTGQLHAWDTTAVEDGEHVIEAVEGEDSKSATVNVDNTGPSITVTGVDEGVMQGEFTIEAEAVDSGIGLDVLTASLDGSETTLPHTTTSTKLEAGEHTLTVSATDLLGNASTMTVSFEIPDEEPTAAGFTPADGTEVPVGDVLLSAEITDPTNDLVDVTFYGGGAPALDSEIRTSSGTVVDAATTERAEAQPLTADEVEQFGSKDGLSNEVASFSQFPYQLFEVDVADDMVAGSQVRVAWSGEADSDAQVILYAQRPDASGWDEIDRHITGDATESFTLSALIDAEEYEADGSVTLLVQHSEGYAGQDLTTRDSAVVKNNEEDRDRSTYDFTLAWESDTQYYNEQYFDHQVAIHDFVLEQRENMNIQYLFHTGDIVDDYDQMYQWEHADPQYARLDEAGLPYGVLAGNHDVGQNLEDYSIYSQFFGEDRFADNPWYGGSYRDNRGHYDLFSAGGIDFIVVSMGWGPNDESIAWMNEVLAQHPDRVAFINLHEYMLTTGGLGPIPQQILDEVVATNPNVQVVMSGHYHDAHTRYDSFDDDGDGVNDRTVTSMLFDYQGLPEGGQGFLRLLHFDNENQEVNVRTYSPSLDQYNSDDASLVGPPEDPDLYQDFVLSYDLLDIAPAERVLSTDSFTVEVLTDHEIGTVEDLETPGTASVTWEDRVEGEHYWYVRTVDEHGAENISPVLTFTAVEEDDTDPTDPTDPTDPTDPKPTVPSGNAFLLINDWSSTGHEVGFAYGQVGDEVIVGDWDGNGTDTLGVHRGKTFYLNNTLEGGEADVEFRYGREGDEILVGDWDGDGVDTLGVRRGDTFFLKNSLAGGNADEEFHYGRVADEVLVGDWDGNTTDTITVRRGHTYFVNNVLVDGKAETEFRYGRDGDVALAGDFDGDGSDTIALRRGHTYYINNALAGGDIEEILNYGRDSDRAIVGDWDGDGIDTPGVNRAN, from the coding sequence GTGAAGAGTATTCGGCGCATACCGGGGGCTATTATGGCCGCGGGTACCGCAGGCGCTCTGACCTTGACCTTTGCGGGTCCGGTCGCAGCGCAGCCCAACACGACACCACCAACAACGATTACACGAGCACAGGAGCAGGACTCCCTGCCCCCGCTGATGATCACCGAGCTTGCCCCCGACCATGGCGGGGTTGATCATTTCGAGTTCATTGAGCTCCACAACACCACTGAATCCGCGATCTCCATGAACGACGCCGGATATTCACTCACTTACACCTCAGCGGATGATGGGGAAGTGGCTAGCACTGTCCTGTCTCCGCACGAGGGCGATGACATTATCATCGAGGCCGGAGAGACCGTTGTGCTCTGGCTGTCGCACGAGAACGGCAATGTTCGTTCCTTCGACTACACGGAAGCCGATTTCCGTGAAGAGTGGGGCATGGGAGAAGACGGCCGCGTTATCCGCATTGTCGGACAGAACGGCATGTCTAACTCCGGTGACCGCGGCGTTCAGGTCGTCAAGAACGGTGAGGTTGAGTCGTGGGCGTACTACGACGCCGACACGATCAGCACCACCCAGACCGCCGAGTTCGCAATTCCCGCCGCCGATGCTGCGGATACTCGCAGGCTGAGGCAGATCGCAAACGAGCCGGGCGGAACCGCTGGCGCTGTTTCTCCCGAGCAGCTCGAGGCCCCGGAGCCCGAGGTTGCAGAAGAGGGTATTCCGGCTCTCATGATCACGGAGATCCTTCCGAACTCGACGAGCCACGACAACTTCGAGTACTACGAGATTCACAACACGACCAACGAGACCATTAACGTTCTCGAGGACGGCTACTCGTTCCAGTACATTTACGTGAACTCGGACGACATGAGCCGCGACCTTCTGCACCCGGTTGAGGAGGGCGTTGATATCGTTCTTGAGCCCGGTGAGACCGCGGTTGCCTGGGTGTCCTACACCGCGAACAACATTGACTCATTCTCCTACACGGAAGAGGACTTCCGTAACGAGTTCGGCATGGAGAACGACGCGCAGATCTTCCGCGTTGAAGCCGGTGGCATGGCCAACGGCGGCGACCGTGGCATCCGCGTCCTCAAGGACGGCGAGATCCAGTCCTGGTCGTACTACCCATCAGATTCCGTTGGTCCCGCAATGTCGGCCGACTTCGGTCTTCCCGAGGCTGACGCTCTTGAACCTAGGTCGATGAGGGTCCTGAACACCCTTGCCGATCCCTCCCCCGGTGTTGTTCATCCCGAGCAGCTCATGGATCCGGCGGACATCACGGAAGAGGAGCCGCTGCTTCCTCCGACTACCTCGGCCCCTCTGCTTGTCACCGAAGCTGTTGTTGACTCCACGAACGTGGGTTCCTCGGACGGCTACGAGTTCATTGAGATCGCGAACGCCACGAACGCACCGGTCGACTTCTCCGACTACGCCATCAACTACCTGTACCCGCTGGACGAGTTCACGAACTCGAACGCAACCGTGTGGCCGACGATCCCCTCGGATGCGGTCATTGCTCCGGGCGAGACACTCGTGTTCTGGATCAAGAACGGCCCGAACGATGAGCTGACCGCTGAAGACTTCAACACCTTCTACGGCGCAAATCTTGAGGCTGACACCGAGCTGCTCGAGATCTACGCGGGTGGCATGGCCAACGGCTCAGCCCGCGGCATCCAGATCCAGACCAACACCGGTCACATGGTGAACCGCGCCTACTACAACACGGGCTCGGAACGTGACGTTGTCACAAACCTTGGTCTCCAGTGGGGCGTTGACGAGGAGGACCTGCTCAAGCAGACCCTGCTCGGCTCGGACCACGCCACCCCCGGCACCGTGGCAGCACACCAGCTACCCGAGCCGCTCGTCACCCCATCCTCCGACACAGCAGAGCCGGTTATCACCGACCTGACGGCCGACACGGTTCTTGCCGATCAGCCCTTCGAGTTCGTCTTCGAGGTGACCGATGACATTCAGGTCAAGACCGTGACCGTCAGCGTTGTTTCCTCCGCCGGTGACGAGCCCCGCGTCATCAACCTGCTGGCCGATGGTGACCGCTACTCCTACGAGCTTCCCGCTGCCGACATCATCGGTAAGCGCTGGTACGAGTACTCGATCACCGTCTCCGACGGCACGAACTCCGTGACAACTGATCCGACCCAGGTCATGGTCGACGGCGTCGACATGTCCCCGGTCCGCCTCAGCGTCACTGACGATCAGTGGCTGAACGGCATTGTCGACCTCATTGCCACCACGAACACCGTGGATCGCGTTGCAGAGCTATCTGTTGACGGCACTGCCGTCGACACGAATGCTGCCCTCGAGTCCGCTCCCGTGTTTGCCATGGAAGTGACGGCTACCGACATGTTCTTCCGTAACGGCATTCTTGCTGGCGACGAAGTTCTAAGGATCTTCGAAGACGGCACGTACGAACGCGTCGAAACGATCTCCACCGCTGTTCCCCAGCGTCACATCAACGAGGACGGCAACCTGGTTGTCAGCGTCTACGCTGGCACGAAGGCAGCCCCCGAAATCGATCTTGACGAGAACAACGACGATTTCCAGATCAAGGGCCTTCGACTTATTCTTCCCGATGGTAGGACGCTCACCCCGGTCGGCTACGACGATTCAGAAGAGTGGCTCCGCATGGGTGACTCCGCCGGCAAGCTCGACTACTACGACGCTGTCTTTGAGATCCCCGAGGACGCCTTCACGGGTCAGCTCCACGCCTGGGATACCACGGCAGTGGAAGACGGCGAGCACGTTATCGAAGCTGTTGAGGGCGAGGACTCCAAGTCCGCGACCGTCAACGTCGACAACACCGGCCCGTCAATCACCGTCACCGGTGTCGACGAGGGAGTTATGCAAGGCGAGTTCACGATCGAAGCCGAAGCAGTTGACTCCGGCATTGGCCTCGACGTTCTCACCGCTTCACTCGATGGTTCCGAGACCACGCTTCCGCACACGACGACCTCGACCAAACTTGAGGCTGGCGAGCACACCCTAACCGTCTCGGCAACGGACCTGCTCGGCAACGCTTCCACGATGACCGTGTCGTTCGAGATCCCCGATGAGGAGCCGACCGCGGCTGGCTTCACCCCGGCCGATGGCACCGAGGTTCCCGTTGGTGATGTCCTGCTGTCCGCAGAGATCACCGACCCGACGAACGACCTTGTTGACGTCACCTTCTACGGTGGCGGCGCACCCGCCCTCGACTCCGAGATCCGCACCTCCTCGGGCACCGTCGTTGACGCTGCCACCACTGAGCGTGCAGAGGCGCAGCCTCTGACCGCTGACGAGGTTGAACAGTTTGGTAGCAAGGATGGACTGTCGAACGAGGTCGCATCGTTCAGCCAGTTCCCCTACCAGCTGTTCGAGGTTGATGTAGCTGACGACATGGTTGCTGGTTCGCAGGTCCGCGTGGCCTGGTCCGGCGAGGCCGACAGCGACGCACAGGTCATCCTGTACGCACAGCGGCCCGATGCGAGCGGCTGGGACGAGATCGATCGTCACATTACCGGTGACGCCACCGAGTCGTTCACGCTGTCCGCTCTGATCGACGCCGAAGAGTACGAGGCGGATGGGTCCGTGACCCTTCTCGTTCAGCACTCCGAGGGCTACGCAGGTCAGGACCTGACAACCCGCGACAGTGCGGTTGTGAAGAACAACGAGGAGGACCGTGACCGGTCCACCTACGACTTCACTCTCGCCTGGGAGTCTGACACGCAGTACTACAACGAGCAGTACTTCGACCACCAGGTCGCAATCCATGACTTCGTGCTTGAACAGCGCGAGAACATGAACATCCAGTACCTGTTCCACACGGGTGACATTGTCGATGACTACGACCAGATGTACCAGTGGGAGCATGCCGATCCGCAGTATGCTCGCCTCGATGAGGCAGGCCTGCCCTACGGCGTTCTCGCAGGTAACCACGATGTGGGACAGAACCTCGAGGACTACTCGATCTACTCGCAGTTCTTCGGTGAAGACCGTTTCGCCGATAACCCGTGGTACGGCGGTTCCTACCGGGACAACCGCGGTCACTACGACCTGTTCTCCGCCGGCGGGATCGACTTCATTGTTGTCTCGATGGGTTGGGGACCGAATGACGAGTCCATTGCCTGGATGAACGAGGTACTGGCGCAACACCCGGACCGCGTTGCTTTCATCAACCTGCACGAGTACATGCTGACCACCGGTGGCCTTGGCCCGATCCCGCAGCAGATCCTCGATGAGGTTGTGGCAACGAACCCGAATGTTCAGGTTGTCATGTCCGGTCACTACCATGACGCTCACACCCGTTACGATTCGTTCGATGATGATGGTGATGGCGTAAACGACCGTACCGTTACGTCGATGCTGTTCGACTACCAGGGTCTGCCGGAGGGCGGCCAGGGCTTCCTGCGCCTCCTCCACTTCGATAACGAGAACCAGGAAGTCAACGTCCGCACATACTCGCCGTCGCTCGACCAGTACAACTCGGACGATGCGTCGCTCGTTGGTCCCCCGGAGGACCCGGACCTGTACCAGGACTTCGTCCTCTCCTACGACCTGCTCGACATCGCTCCTGCCGAGCGCGTCCTCTCAACCGACTCCTTCACCGTCGAGGTCCTCACCGACCACGAAATCGGCACCGTCGAAGACCTGGAAACCCCCGGTACCGCTTCGGTGACGTGGGAAGACCGCGTTGAAGGCGAGCACTACTGGTACGTCCGCACCGTCGACGAGCACGGAGCTGAGAACATCTCCCCCGTTCTCACGTTCACGGCAGTCGAAGAGGACGACACCGATCCCACGGATCCCACTGATCCGACAGATCCGACCGATCCGAAGCCGACCGTTCCCTCCGGCAACGCCTTCCTTCTCATTAATGACTGGTCTTCGACCGGCCACGAGGTTGGTTTCGCTTACGGACAGGTCGGTGACGAAGTCATCGTGGGTGACTGGGACGGTAACGGCACTGACACCCTTGGTGTTCACCGCGGTAAGACGTTCTACCTCAACAACACTCTTGAGGGTGGCGAAGCTGATGTCGAGTTCCGTTACGGACGCGAAGGCGACGAGATTCTCGTTGGCGATTGGGATGGTGACGGCGTCGATACTCTCGGTGTTCGTCGTGGTGACACATTCTTCCTGAAAAACTCCCTCGCGGGCGGTAACGCTGACGAAGAGTTCCACTACGGCCGGGTCGCTGACGAGGTTCTCGTTGGCGACTGGGACGGAAACACCACGGACACAATAACGGTCCGCCGCGGACATACCTACTTCGTCAACAACGTTCTCGTTGACGGTAAGGCAGAGACGGAGTTCCGTTACGGCCGGGACGGGGACGTTGCCCTCGCAGGTGACTTCGACGGCGACGGTTCCGACACGATCGCACTGCGTCGCGGACACACCTACTACATCAACAACGCCCTCGCGGGCGGAGATATTGAAGAGATCCTCAACTACGGCCGCGATTCCGATCGCGCCATCGTTGGTGACTGGGATGGTGACGGGATCGATACCCCCGGCGTTAACCGCGCTAACTAG
- a CDS encoding ABC transporter permease — translation MKAIRRLALRDLRFNKVRAILATVLISLPVMAGLVIGSLYSNQSSHWMLEHFSEVEDLQASGLAVCDCEIRQEPAGNGASYLDGGRENGDAEEMIAAVISPNNSVEIRQDSMSLMLQKSSDYNILHSEAQWAAANESLIIEGRVPESTDEIALSRGDQASLGVDVGDDMSRIINYDNPEPVTVVGITENVTLISQDGTGQRPTLDDLAVSGWGMPQLAITGPDPVTWEQVKELNRLGIVVESKHVLDNPPPQEDVDAWTDGGFGPTSTEINYIAVATIGLIGLIEVVLLISPPFTMAVRRNERSLGQLAALGATAKQLRRLMLFQGAFLGFAGAVLGIIGYLVFRFALNSNAGEQLFLVAWHYPVAIVFAVILGLLAAVIPAVTASRINVVAVLTGRESGKSVRYRRSIIGPAILLLGIVLLFGAIAVKDSDVLYAISTIGIVLGLIGTAPICIRLVSALVGKMSLPGKLAGRESVRSVHRTAPGVAAVMIVAVVAVFTISQFFTMLNRNFSEENIAGPRGAAWVALQDWGTGGDDLAILENSIRELDEERAVKSWTPVYAATGWNSNVEVQIPEDRMCPLEDWQTMEGLSSEEYEQVQEDAQTDPRCINYLGGNRMNPALPNLFHSGFPIVDDGTILALLPGDVDVELGQATLDKGGVLLAYADGIVGGSATFTVVTYENVDVIEGETITVPTEAVLDEDGPYQIFSWEAAEELGLIVNPIGALIVFEKPVTMLETSSMLYDFAGNNAIVYETINEVNTDYVIAALAAAIISILVAVGTAIIIVVLAGRETRADYDTIDALGGKPRLRRQVSHATGLIIGLAGIIPGFIVGSILTIAIGQLLDNQPLEVPFLPIIGLAILIIALATIIPGLFAPRKKALTRRLD, via the coding sequence ATGAAAGCAATACGTCGCCTTGCGCTCCGGGACCTCAGATTCAATAAGGTCCGGGCTATTCTTGCCACGGTTCTTATTTCTCTGCCTGTCATGGCGGGCCTTGTCATTGGTTCGCTCTACTCGAATCAGTCCAGCCACTGGATGCTTGAACACTTCAGTGAGGTCGAGGATCTTCAGGCCTCCGGTTTAGCTGTCTGTGATTGTGAGATCAGGCAGGAACCCGCGGGAAACGGTGCCTCTTACCTTGATGGTGGCCGTGAAAATGGGGATGCCGAGGAAATGATTGCCGCCGTCATCTCTCCCAATAACTCGGTGGAGATCCGGCAGGACTCGATGAGCCTCATGCTCCAAAAGTCGAGCGACTACAACATTCTCCACTCGGAAGCGCAGTGGGCTGCTGCTAATGAGTCCCTCATCATTGAAGGCAGGGTACCGGAAAGCACTGACGAGATAGCACTGTCCCGCGGCGATCAAGCGTCCCTGGGAGTGGATGTCGGTGACGACATGTCGAGGATTATCAACTACGACAATCCCGAACCAGTCACCGTTGTTGGTATCACCGAGAACGTCACTCTGATCAGCCAGGACGGTACGGGACAGCGCCCCACCCTTGATGATCTTGCTGTGAGTGGCTGGGGCATGCCCCAGCTTGCGATTACCGGACCAGATCCGGTCACCTGGGAGCAGGTGAAGGAACTCAACCGGCTTGGAATCGTTGTCGAATCCAAACACGTTCTTGATAATCCGCCACCGCAAGAAGACGTTGATGCATGGACAGATGGCGGGTTCGGACCGACCTCCACCGAGATTAACTACATTGCTGTCGCGACGATTGGGCTCATTGGTCTGATCGAAGTTGTTTTGCTGATCTCCCCGCCGTTTACTATGGCGGTGCGGAGGAACGAGCGGTCTCTTGGACAACTCGCTGCCCTTGGTGCTACCGCGAAGCAGCTCCGCAGGCTCATGCTGTTCCAGGGAGCGTTCCTTGGATTCGCCGGTGCCGTTCTCGGCATCATCGGGTACTTGGTGTTCCGCTTTGCCCTTAACTCTAATGCGGGTGAACAGCTTTTCCTTGTTGCCTGGCACTACCCGGTCGCCATTGTCTTCGCTGTGATTCTTGGGCTTCTTGCCGCAGTTATCCCCGCGGTCACAGCCTCCCGGATCAACGTTGTTGCCGTCCTCACGGGTCGGGAGTCTGGCAAGTCAGTGCGATATCGGCGATCGATCATTGGTCCCGCCATACTTCTGCTCGGCATCGTCCTTCTCTTCGGTGCCATTGCGGTGAAGGATTCAGATGTCCTGTATGCAATCAGCACGATCGGGATAGTCCTTGGCCTGATAGGCACCGCCCCAATCTGCATTCGGCTTGTTTCCGCGCTGGTTGGGAAGATGTCACTGCCCGGCAAACTCGCTGGCAGGGAATCTGTGAGGAGCGTCCATAGAACAGCTCCAGGTGTTGCTGCCGTCATGATCGTCGCTGTTGTCGCCGTGTTCACTATTTCCCAGTTCTTTACGATGCTGAACCGAAACTTCTCTGAAGAGAACATTGCAGGTCCTCGAGGTGCCGCCTGGGTTGCTCTGCAAGACTGGGGTACCGGAGGTGATGATCTGGCAATCCTCGAGAACTCAATCAGAGAACTGGATGAAGAGCGCGCCGTTAAATCATGGACGCCCGTCTATGCGGCGACCGGATGGAACTCCAACGTTGAAGTACAAATCCCCGAAGATCGCATGTGCCCACTTGAAGACTGGCAGACGATGGAGGGGCTCTCCTCAGAAGAGTACGAGCAGGTACAGGAGGACGCGCAGACTGATCCGCGCTGCATCAACTACCTGGGTGGTAACCGCATGAACCCGGCTCTTCCGAACCTATTCCACAGTGGATTCCCGATCGTTGATGACGGCACGATTCTGGCTCTCCTCCCCGGAGATGTTGATGTGGAACTTGGCCAGGCCACGCTCGACAAGGGAGGCGTTCTCCTCGCATACGCGGACGGGATCGTTGGGGGCTCCGCGACCTTCACCGTTGTGACATACGAAAATGTTGATGTTATTGAAGGTGAAACGATAACCGTTCCCACTGAAGCGGTACTTGACGAAGATGGTCCTTACCAGATCTTCAGCTGGGAAGCCGCAGAAGAGCTTGGCCTTATCGTCAATCCGATCGGTGCGCTCATCGTGTTCGAAAAGCCCGTCACCATGCTGGAAACAAGTAGCATGCTCTACGACTTTGCGGGAAACAACGCGATCGTCTACGAGACCATCAACGAAGTTAATACGGACTACGTGATCGCAGCGCTCGCCGCCGCCATCATCTCCATCCTCGTGGCTGTTGGAACAGCAATCATCATTGTTGTGCTGGCGGGACGGGAAACCCGGGCCGACTACGACACGATTGATGCTCTTGGCGGCAAGCCCCGCTTACGCAGACAGGTCAGCCATGCCACGGGCCTCATTATCGGTCTAGCAGGTATTATTCCCGGCTTCATTGTGGGATCTATCCTCACCATAGCCATCGGCCAACTGCTCGACAATCAGCCACTGGAAGTCCCGTTTCTCCCGATCATCGGCCTTGCCATCCTCATCATCGCGCTCGCCACCATCATCCCCGGTCTCTTTGCGCCGCGGAAGAAGGCGCTCACCAGGCGGCTCGACTAG
- a CDS encoding ABC transporter ATP-binding protein, with protein sequence MTDIALQLVDVLKTHDSGAQKVVALDRVDFTLERGELVAIMGPSGSGKSTLLNMAGGLDSPDSGDVIVNGQNLVTMSVADRAEVRRTQIGYVFQDYNLIPTLTVAENVSLPLELDGVKEAVAREQALKGLAELGLESLADRFPAEVSRGQAQRTAIARALLGEGRLLLADEPTGALDSNSSEEVMMLLRDRVDHGATGIIVTHESRYAGWADRVVFLRDGAIVDSTSEA encoded by the coding sequence ATGACTGATATCGCCCTGCAGCTTGTCGATGTTCTGAAAACCCACGATTCGGGTGCGCAGAAGGTCGTTGCTCTCGACCGCGTTGACTTCACTCTGGAGCGCGGCGAACTCGTCGCGATTATGGGCCCCTCGGGCTCGGGCAAGTCCACGCTGTTGAATATGGCAGGGGGCCTGGACAGTCCCGATAGCGGTGACGTGATCGTGAACGGTCAGAACCTTGTCACCATGTCGGTGGCGGATCGTGCCGAGGTGCGGCGCACCCAGATCGGCTATGTCTTCCAGGACTACAACCTCATCCCCACCCTGACCGTGGCAGAGAATGTGTCTCTGCCACTTGAGCTGGACGGAGTGAAGGAAGCTGTTGCCCGGGAACAGGCACTCAAGGGGCTGGCGGAGCTTGGCCTTGAGTCACTTGCCGATCGGTTCCCGGCCGAGGTCTCTCGCGGTCAGGCCCAGCGCACCGCGATTGCTCGCGCTCTCCTTGGTGAGGGCAGACTATTGCTTGCCGATGAGCCGACGGGTGCCCTGGACTCGAATTCTTCGGAAGAGGTCATGATGTTGCTGCGTGACCGGGTTGATCACGGTGCGACGGGAATTATTGTGACCCACGAGTCGCGATACGCGGGATGGGCGGACCGGGTTGTGTTCCTGCGCGACGGCGCCATCGTCGATTCCACGTCGGAGGCGTGA